In Micromonospora sp. NBC_01813, the following are encoded in one genomic region:
- a CDS encoding MarR family winged helix-turn-helix transcriptional regulator has protein sequence MSTEPSATADPHEVLGYLLKHATLKLTALTDAALEPLGIDSKDFGALRVLAHREPASQLQVAQTLGIDRTTMVALLDVLERKGIITRRPDPTDRRRNVVELTEQGLQTYEAAQVAHGKAESAFLAGISPSATSQLRRTLRTLVEN, from the coding sequence GTGTCCACTGAGCCGAGCGCTACCGCCGACCCGCACGAGGTCTTGGGGTACCTCCTCAAGCACGCGACCCTGAAGCTCACCGCGTTGACGGACGCAGCGCTCGAGCCGCTGGGGATCGACAGCAAGGATTTCGGGGCGCTCCGGGTCCTGGCCCACCGGGAACCAGCGTCGCAGCTACAGGTGGCGCAGACGCTCGGTATCGACCGCACCACGATGGTCGCCTTGCTGGATGTGCTCGAGCGCAAGGGCATCATCACGCGACGACCGGACCCCACCGACCGGCGCAGAAACGTCGTTGAGCTCACCGAGCAGGGGTTGCAGACCTACGAGGCGGCACAGGTGGCGCACGGGAAGGCCGAGAGCGCGTTCCTGGCCGGAATCAGTCCGAGTGCGACGAGTCAGCTTCGCCGGACACTGCGAACCCTCGTGGAGAACTGA
- a CDS encoding flavin reductase — MARPVPAAGRAVTARVVAVAAGVGHVAWRPSWRCRACRRPWPCEAARAELMASFDRIGRCMYVAELAAEAARDLPGLTPAQTYARFIAWARRREPA; from the coding sequence GTGGCCCGGCCGGTCCCGGCGGCGGGCCGGGCGGTGACCGCGCGGGTGGTGGCGGTGGCGGCCGGGGTGGGGCATGTGGCGTGGCGTCCGTCGTGGCGGTGCCGGGCCTGCCGCCGGCCGTGGCCGTGCGAGGCGGCCCGCGCGGAGCTGATGGCGAGCTTCGACCGGATCGGCCGCTGCATGTACGTCGCCGAGCTCGCCGCCGAAGCCGCCCGCGACCTGCCCGGCCTGACCCCGGCGCAGACGTACGCGCGGTTCATCGCGTGGGCGCGGCGACGGGAGCCGGCATGA
- a CDS encoding DivIVA domain-containing protein — MRRLLDLVLFPRRTRRQARLLASLANQTRPPARPPAAAGGGSRPPARRGGNAGTHLYYGASVVRPSISPGLVRDRRFPVRTRRGCDPTEVRAFLHLVADELTAVRAELAVTRDENVRIKQALRDWQSQQFQARPVG; from the coding sequence GTGCGCAGACTTCTCGACCTTGTCCTGTTCCCTCGGCGTACCCGGCGGCAGGCCCGGCTGCTCGCCAGCCTCGCCAACCAGACCCGGCCGCCCGCCCGGCCTCCCGCCGCTGCTGGCGGCGGGTCGCGTCCGCCGGCCCGGCGCGGCGGCAACGCCGGCACCCACCTCTACTACGGCGCCAGCGTGGTGCGGCCGTCGATCAGCCCCGGGCTGGTCCGCGACCGGCGGTTCCCGGTCCGCACCCGGCGCGGTTGCGACCCGACCGAGGTACGCGCCTTCCTGCACCTGGTCGCCGACGAGTTGACCGCGGTGCGGGCCGAGTTGGCGGTCACCCGGGACGAGAACGTGCGGATCAAGCAGGCGTTGCGGGACTGGCAGTCGCAGCAGTTCCAGGCCCGGCCGGTCGGTTGA
- a CDS encoding NUDIX domain-containing protein — translation MDARIAGVILVDPAGRLLLQLRDGNTRVDPYRWCLPGGNVDPGEDPLMAAHRELLEETGLKVQGLRLFWQGLAPSAKFPGAVGEFSIFYATTDATDEDVVCGEGAAIRFVAGTDVRTLEFGRAYGEIVPRFLDSPLYRDLITAG, via the coding sequence GTGGATGCTCGGATTGCCGGCGTGATCCTGGTCGATCCGGCAGGTCGGTTGCTGTTGCAGCTCCGTGACGGCAACACCCGCGTCGACCCGTACCGCTGGTGCCTGCCGGGCGGGAACGTCGATCCGGGCGAGGATCCACTGATGGCCGCTCACCGGGAGTTGCTGGAGGAGACCGGCCTCAAGGTGCAAGGGCTGCGCCTGTTCTGGCAGGGCCTCGCCCCGTCGGCGAAGTTCCCCGGCGCGGTCGGCGAGTTCTCGATCTTCTACGCGACAACCGACGCCACCGACGAGGATGTGGTCTGCGGGGAGGGTGCCGCGATCCGGTTCGTGGCCGGCACCGACGTGCGCACATTGGAGTTCGGACGGGCGTACGGCGAAATCGTCCCGCGCTTCCTGGACTCCCCGCTGTACCGCGACCTGATCACCGCCGGCTGA
- a CDS encoding aminotransferase class IV family protein, with protein sequence MLLNGRPVDLDQLKILGLTNYGHFTSMRVDAGRVRGLMLHLDRLTRDCRVLFGAELDRDEVRSYVRQAVDGSAESIVARVTVFDPNLELGHPASASSPQVLVTTRPASLVPPQPLTLTACAYDRDAPAVKHIGLFATLYHRRQAQLAGFDDVLLVDSEGFISEGATWNIGLVEGDEIVWPQAPVLPGITMALIQQERAGLQRRVKLTELDRYTAAFATNAAVGVRDIVAIDAVRWTDTVPLVEQIRKEYSAIPGEPL encoded by the coding sequence ATGCTGCTGAACGGCCGGCCGGTTGATCTAGATCAATTGAAGATCCTCGGTCTCACCAACTACGGTCACTTCACGTCCATGCGAGTGGACGCCGGCCGGGTGCGCGGCCTCATGCTGCATCTTGACCGGCTGACAAGAGACTGTCGCGTACTCTTCGGCGCGGAACTCGATCGAGACGAGGTACGCAGCTATGTCCGCCAGGCGGTAGACGGCTCTGCCGAGTCGATCGTCGCCCGGGTCACGGTGTTCGACCCGAATCTCGAACTCGGGCATCCCGCCAGCGCATCAAGCCCTCAGGTGCTCGTCACGACGCGCCCGGCGTCGCTGGTCCCCCCGCAGCCGCTGACGCTCACCGCCTGCGCGTACGACCGGGACGCTCCAGCCGTCAAGCACATCGGACTGTTCGCGACGCTGTACCACCGTCGGCAGGCTCAACTCGCTGGCTTTGATGACGTCCTGCTCGTGGACAGCGAGGGTTTCATCTCCGAAGGGGCAACCTGGAACATCGGCCTAGTCGAAGGCGACGAGATCGTGTGGCCGCAGGCACCCGTCTTGCCGGGAATCACGATGGCGCTGATCCAGCAGGAGCGTGCAGGGCTTCAGCGCCGCGTCAAGCTGACGGAGCTGGATCGCTACACCGCAGCGTTTGCCACCAACGCTGCGGTGGGAGTCCGGGATATCGTCGCGATCGACGCGGTCCGGTGGACCGACACGGTGCCGCTGGTCGAGCAGATCCGCAAGGAGTACAGCGCCATCCCCGGCGAGCCACTCTGA
- the qatD gene encoding Qat anti-phage system TatD family nuclease QatD, producing MIDFHCHLDLYPRPAEIIDQAQRMGIGVLSVTTTPSAWVGTLRLARGRSVIRTALGLHPQLAEERKNELKKFELHLGETRFVGEVGLDGSPVLRSTWAQQKKVFEHILHACSEAGNKVISIHSRRAATPVLDLLDKFDSVRFPVLHWFSGTHSELQRAVERGCWFSVGPAMLGGAKGKALVAAMPRDRVLLETDGPFAQLRRTALHPWDIGLACQSLSDVWTTDRAEAERVIRNNERLLLVDEEWADN from the coding sequence ATGATCGATTTTCACTGTCATCTCGACCTATATCCTCGGCCAGCTGAAATAATTGACCAAGCTCAACGCATGGGGATCGGCGTGCTGTCCGTAACAACCACGCCTTCGGCGTGGGTGGGAACGTTGCGACTGGCGCGCGGGCGTTCGGTTATCAGGACGGCCCTCGGTCTGCACCCGCAGTTGGCGGAGGAACGCAAAAATGAGCTTAAGAAATTTGAACTGCATCTTGGTGAGACTCGCTTCGTTGGAGAAGTTGGTCTCGACGGTTCTCCCGTACTCAGATCGACCTGGGCGCAGCAGAAAAAGGTTTTCGAGCACATACTTCACGCTTGCAGTGAGGCGGGAAACAAGGTTATATCGATACATAGCCGACGGGCAGCAACACCAGTCCTCGACTTGCTCGACAAGTTCGATAGTGTCCGCTTTCCTGTCCTACATTGGTTCTCCGGCACCCACTCCGAGCTTCAGCGAGCGGTCGAACGCGGCTGCTGGTTCAGTGTGGGGCCTGCGATGCTCGGCGGCGCTAAGGGAAAAGCGCTCGTAGCCGCAATGCCCCGCGACCGAGTGCTTCTCGAAACCGATGGACCATTTGCGCAGCTTAGACGAACCGCCTTGCATCCCTGGGATATCGGGTTGGCGTGTCAATCACTCTCGGATGTCTGGACCACAGATCGCGCCGAGGCTGAGCGCGTCATCCGTAATAACGAGAGGTTATTGCTCGTCGATGAAGAATGGGCGGATAACTAA
- a CDS encoding Clp protease N-terminal domain-containing protein produces MDAVGVRPGGSLVGTLASAYRRTVRDGQLVVSSAEVLRRGVIRVPELRHFPPPWSRDWRQGPEPVDDEPPPHRSRLFPEFDQQVELFTEGALREATHDGGPGEAVFSGLVRHAVYEAVHEASRLHGVPAGVRHLLAAVYAVPGNAAARLAEQMWVPGHGDDRLLSRQLPRYRAGDPLPNWAPEMLKAMSVLPTTIPVVPRTLWKAIVTTGGYFLLRRPFHRRGTRYGHVIPIIVERDAALQAIRLGRTRTGTVEVLLSILDLHEQLHAAGVDLPEPVAQHNTAGQILRTQGVTLLAATVAAARSPDTPQVVAEPAAARSPSRLRASRPAPPLDPDAESALRAASMAARESGHPFAGTTHLLASILRDRDGPAARLLRRLDADPEAILEQTSVRPD; encoded by the coding sequence ATGGACGCGGTGGGCGTACGGCCGGGTGGCAGCCTGGTGGGGACTCTGGCCAGCGCCTACCGGCGGACGGTGCGCGACGGGCAGTTGGTGGTGAGCTCAGCCGAGGTGCTGCGCCGGGGCGTGATTCGAGTTCCTGAGCTGCGCCACTTCCCGCCGCCGTGGTCACGGGACTGGCGACAGGGGCCGGAGCCGGTCGACGATGAGCCGCCGCCGCATCGGTCGCGTCTGTTCCCCGAGTTCGATCAGCAGGTGGAGCTGTTCACCGAGGGTGCGCTGCGGGAAGCGACCCACGACGGCGGTCCCGGCGAGGCCGTGTTCTCCGGGCTGGTCCGGCACGCCGTCTATGAAGCTGTTCACGAGGCGAGCCGCCTCCACGGGGTGCCCGCCGGAGTCCGCCACCTGCTGGCGGCGGTGTACGCCGTGCCGGGTAATGCTGCCGCCCGGCTCGCCGAGCAGATGTGGGTGCCCGGCCACGGTGATGATCGTCTGTTGAGCCGGCAGCTACCTCGGTACCGCGCTGGCGACCCTCTGCCGAACTGGGCTCCGGAGATGCTCAAGGCTATGAGCGTCCTCCCGACGACGATTCCTGTCGTGCCGCGGACCCTCTGGAAGGCCATCGTGACTACCGGCGGATACTTCCTGCTGCGTCGCCCGTTCCATCGGCGCGGCACCCGTTACGGACATGTCATTCCGATAATCGTGGAGCGGGATGCCGCCCTACAGGCGATCCGGCTCGGCCGCACGCGCACGGGCACCGTCGAGGTGTTACTGAGCATTCTGGACCTACACGAGCAGCTACACGCTGCCGGCGTGGACCTGCCGGAGCCGGTCGCCCAGCACAACACCGCCGGTCAGATCCTGCGTACACAGGGGGTCACCTTGCTCGCCGCGACCGTCGCCGCTGCTCGCTCGCCGGACACGCCGCAGGTCGTTGCCGAGCCGGCTGCGGCGCGGTCGCCGTCACGACTCAGGGCCAGTCGACCCGCACCGCCGCTGGACCCCGATGCCGAATCCGCACTCCGTGCGGCGAGCATGGCCGCGAGGGAATCCGGTCACCCGTTCGCCGGCACGACACACCTGCTGGCGAGCATCCTGCGGGACCGCGACGGCCCAGCCGCTCGACTACTGCGCAGACTCGATGCCGACCCCGAGGCCATCCTCGAACAGACATCCGTACGGCCAGACTGA
- the qatC gene encoding Qat anti-phage system QueC-like protein QatC, producing the protein MRFVSGPRAALPVADEMSTPIVLFGRAASRDVASAGASAAATIRRRALLPDPAAWDLLAIALSVVVADGATKRAKSPDGWTREIRLDVALHDSKRWDLFADSLSSALAFLTTDRWQVAFRDGGVLPDAPKKPRRPDTDAIVLLSGGLDSLIGAIDLSAEGRRLFAVSQTVRGDADKQRRFAGIIGGGLEYISVNHNASTRRGLKETSQRSRSLIFLAFAVLAATATERYHDGDTIPLYVCENGFIAINPPLTYARIGSLSTRTAHPEFLARMQDILDGVGLRVMITNPYAEKTKGDMLRACLDQTLLGAEAAVSTSCGRFQRFNYTHCGRCLPCQIRRAAFVAWGREDLTKYVYTDLGRSDEDHAAFDDVRSVAMARLVVAEDGLDRWLGPTLGSPRITNKAALRAMLQRGVDELGRLHAKYGLA; encoded by the coding sequence ATGAGATTCGTAAGCGGCCCCAGGGCTGCTCTCCCGGTCGCCGATGAGATGTCGACACCAATCGTCCTATTCGGACGTGCCGCTTCACGCGATGTGGCAAGTGCTGGCGCGTCAGCCGCTGCGACGATACGGCGGCGAGCTTTGCTCCCAGACCCGGCCGCGTGGGATTTGCTGGCAATCGCGCTCTCTGTTGTCGTCGCCGACGGAGCGACGAAGCGAGCCAAGAGTCCGGATGGATGGACTCGTGAGATTCGACTCGACGTGGCCCTGCACGATTCGAAACGCTGGGATCTCTTCGCAGACTCCTTGTCTTCGGCGCTTGCATTCCTGACTACTGACCGATGGCAGGTTGCCTTTCGTGACGGCGGTGTTCTGCCGGATGCCCCGAAGAAGCCGCGCCGTCCAGACACTGATGCGATTGTGCTGCTGTCAGGAGGACTTGACTCCCTGATCGGCGCCATTGACCTTAGCGCCGAAGGGCGACGCCTCTTCGCTGTCAGCCAGACGGTGCGCGGAGACGCCGACAAGCAACGCAGGTTCGCGGGGATCATCGGTGGCGGCCTTGAATATATATCGGTCAACCACAACGCAAGCACTCGACGCGGCCTTAAGGAAACATCTCAACGTTCACGTTCGCTTATTTTCTTGGCATTCGCCGTGTTGGCCGCTACAGCAACAGAGCGCTACCACGACGGTGACACTATTCCGCTATATGTCTGTGAGAACGGGTTTATCGCGATCAATCCCCCGCTCACCTATGCGCGGATCGGAAGTCTCAGTACGCGCACCGCCCATCCGGAGTTCCTTGCGCGCATGCAGGACATCCTTGACGGAGTTGGACTTCGTGTCATGATCACCAATCCATACGCTGAGAAGACTAAGGGCGATATGCTTCGTGCGTGTCTGGACCAAACCCTTCTGGGCGCCGAAGCCGCAGTCTCGACCAGTTGCGGGCGCTTCCAGCGATTCAACTATACGCATTGCGGACGGTGCCTTCCGTGCCAGATTCGCCGCGCCGCCTTCGTGGCTTGGGGTCGAGAGGATCTCACGAAATATGTATACACAGACCTCGGTCGGTCGGATGAGGACCACGCTGCTTTCGACGATGTGCGTTCTGTGGCCATGGCTCGGTTAGTGGTAGCCGAAGATGGGCTAGATAGGTGGCTCGGGCCGACACTAGGCTCCCCGCGAATCACGAACAAGGCAGCGCTACGCGCGATGCTTCAACGAGGCGTTGACGAACTTGGCCGGCTGCACGCGAAGTACGGCCTAGCATGA
- a CDS encoding GPP34 family phosphoprotein codes for MTVYRTRTTTAAAVASGGGVPVPAAAVRGRSPLLADEFFLLAHDDVTGRPRLPAGPLGYGLAAALLADLVDAGALRVHDGRLWLAARHVPVDALGGWTLRWLGAEPAHRRVGTWLALLAPRAHGQVARRLTAAGVVRPRTVRRRLLATAVVHVPTDTNRAAWAWARLSVRLQRREPLPTFEARLGGLCLVTGLDDFVLAGLPAAARRHLHRETAARLPAEISELFTIARHRLDGAAHRRRHR; via the coding sequence ATGACGGTCTACCGCACCCGGACCACCACGGCCGCCGCTGTAGCTTCCGGTGGTGGGGTGCCGGTGCCGGCTGCGGCGGTACGGGGCCGGTCGCCGCTGCTGGCCGACGAGTTCTTCCTGCTGGCGCACGATGATGTGACGGGTCGGCCGCGTCTGCCGGCCGGGCCGCTCGGGTACGGTCTGGCCGCCGCCCTGCTGGCCGACCTGGTCGACGCGGGCGCGTTGCGGGTGCACGACGGCCGGTTGTGGCTGGCCGCGCGGCACGTGCCGGTGGACGCGCTCGGCGGCTGGACCCTGCGCTGGCTGGGCGCGGAGCCGGCGCACCGGCGGGTGGGGACCTGGTTGGCGTTGCTGGCGCCGCGGGCCCACGGCCAGGTCGCGCGGCGGCTGACCGCGGCGGGTGTGGTCCGGCCCCGGACGGTACGCCGCCGGCTGCTGGCCACCGCCGTGGTCCATGTGCCGACGGACACGAACCGGGCCGCCTGGGCCTGGGCCCGTCTGTCCGTACGCCTACAGCGCCGCGAACCGTTGCCAACGTTTGAGGCGCGGCTGGGCGGGTTGTGTCTGGTGACCGGGCTGGACGACTTCGTGCTCGCCGGCCTGCCGGCGGCGGCCCGCCGCCACCTGCACCGGGAGACCGCAGCCCGGTTGCCGGCCGAGATCAGCGAACTGTTCACCATCGCCCGCCACCGCCTCGACGGCGCCGCCCACCGCCGCCGACACCGCTGA
- the qatB gene encoding Qat anti-phage system associated protein QatB — protein MRTGYGGSNTMSRRLGSTAATAGRLNGVLQSGSTPDGQSLRDVALASGSDVNVVLDAIVDAASPLNGTQDGESSRRAVRDALTDLLVRYPDADLLALTDVQREFVIERYAALDVYGRFCLDVQKTILGKAPDPATGLQRLRQVREFISQEVSAAFRSIRERGGPATTANVARLTAVALRETLNVFEEYMK, from the coding sequence GTGAGAACTGGCTACGGCGGCAGCAATACGATGAGCCGCCGTCTCGGTAGCACGGCAGCAACGGCGGGCCGGCTGAACGGGGTACTCCAGTCAGGAAGCACACCAGACGGACAGTCACTCAGGGACGTAGCGCTCGCAAGCGGTAGCGACGTCAACGTCGTGTTGGATGCCATCGTTGACGCTGCGAGTCCTCTAAACGGGACGCAGGACGGAGAATCCTCGCGCCGTGCGGTTCGTGATGCTCTCACTGACCTTCTTGTTCGTTACCCGGATGCCGACCTGCTCGCACTCACTGACGTACAACGAGAGTTCGTTATCGAGCGATACGCAGCACTCGATGTCTACGGTCGCTTTTGTCTCGACGTGCAGAAGACGATTCTGGGCAAGGCACCCGATCCGGCAACAGGTCTACAACGCCTGCGGCAGGTCCGAGAGTTTATTAGCCAGGAAGTCTCGGCCGCATTCAGATCTATCCGCGAACGAGGCGGACCTGCTACTACGGCGAACGTTGCACGTCTCACCGCAGTAGCACTCCGCGAAACACTCAACGTGTTCGAGGAGTACATGAAATGA
- a CDS encoding NAD-dependent epimerase/dehydratase family protein, with the protein MILVTGGVGFIGSHTVRALAEAGEECVLLQRRTPQVPPHLADLPIHVVQADVADLDALLAVGRQYPITGIVHLAVALPWPVTDVDPIEATGTALEAFLNIVRAAQAWGVRRVVTASTIGVYGFTSAGALTEDASIPLGHFHAIPTFKKITELLAGHLSDVTDVDIINARISGTWGPGGHLPDPFFAAPSLAHAAAQRAEPDLSGLLAPPHAEDALDLLYVKDTGRALALLQLAGKLNNSTYNVASGRATSNTEVVTAIKSVEPGFRCELPSGGGHPVSWLDTTRLREDTGFKPQYDTAAAAADYIAWLRAGNQR; encoded by the coding sequence GTGATCCTCGTTACCGGAGGGGTCGGTTTCATCGGCTCCCACACCGTCCGCGCCCTCGCCGAGGCCGGCGAGGAGTGCGTCCTGCTTCAGCGCCGCACCCCACAGGTCCCCCCGCACCTGGCGGACCTGCCCATCCACGTCGTCCAAGCCGACGTCGCCGACCTCGACGCCCTGCTCGCCGTGGGCCGGCAGTACCCGATCACCGGGATCGTGCACCTCGCCGTCGCCCTGCCGTGGCCGGTGACCGACGTCGACCCGATCGAAGCGACGGGGACAGCCCTGGAGGCGTTCCTCAACATCGTCCGCGCCGCGCAGGCCTGGGGTGTGCGCCGTGTCGTCACCGCTAGCACCATCGGCGTCTACGGCTTCACCTCTGCAGGTGCACTCACCGAGGACGCGTCGATCCCCTTGGGGCACTTCCACGCCATCCCGACGTTCAAGAAGATCACCGAACTGCTCGCCGGCCACCTCTCGGACGTGACCGACGTGGACATCATCAACGCCCGCATCTCCGGCACCTGGGGTCCCGGCGGACACCTGCCCGACCCGTTCTTCGCCGCGCCCTCCTTGGCTCATGCTGCAGCCCAGCGCGCCGAACCCGACCTGTCCGGACTCCTCGCACCGCCGCACGCCGAAGACGCTCTCGACCTGCTCTACGTCAAGGACACCGGTCGTGCACTCGCGTTGCTGCAGCTCGCCGGGAAGCTGAACAACTCCACGTACAACGTCGCCTCTGGTCGCGCCACGAGCAACACCGAGGTCGTCACCGCGATCAAGTCCGTCGAACCCGGCTTCCGGTGCGAACTTCCCTCGGGCGGAGGCCACCCGGTGAGCTGGCTCGACACCACCCGCCTACGCGAGGACACCGGCTTCAAGCCCCAGTACGACACCGCCGCGGCTGCTGCTGACTACATTGCCTGGCTGCGCGCGGGAAACCAGCGGTAA
- a CDS encoding SUMF1/EgtB/PvdO family nonheme iron enzyme — protein sequence MATVRQWSGKEVRALREARRMSVRDFAEHLGVSDRMVSKWEAGGRSIKPRPMNQAALDTSLERAGADAQARFALQIDASAIASIPEQAPPPETAHARHPADGKPMALVDAGVYLSGANNEPVWLPAFYIDVHPTTNADYSRFIDATGYKPPGHWPGGICPTELADHPVVFVTWNDASAYARWADKSLPSSQQWEKAARGPAGSVYPWGNQPTPAKCNVREGGIRDTTPVGRYQSGTSIYGVFDLCGNVWEWCRTETTPGRFELKGSAFTSGFERATPSNFNDADASMLDDDTGFRCVVVADAMQALLAA from the coding sequence GTGGCCACCGTACGTCAGTGGTCCGGCAAGGAGGTCCGGGCACTACGCGAAGCGCGCCGGATGAGCGTTCGTGACTTCGCCGAGCACCTAGGCGTGTCAGACCGCATGGTGTCCAAATGGGAAGCTGGTGGTCGGTCGATCAAGCCACGCCCGATGAACCAGGCTGCGCTCGACACCTCACTGGAGCGTGCCGGCGCTGATGCGCAGGCACGCTTCGCGCTGCAGATCGACGCGTCAGCCATCGCATCGATACCCGAGCAGGCTCCGCCGCCTGAGACGGCTCATGCGCGTCATCCGGCGGACGGCAAGCCGATGGCGCTGGTTGACGCAGGTGTGTACCTCAGCGGCGCGAACAACGAACCAGTCTGGCTTCCCGCCTTCTACATCGACGTCCATCCCACGACGAACGCGGACTATTCGCGGTTCATCGACGCGACCGGCTACAAGCCTCCCGGCCACTGGCCGGGAGGCATCTGCCCCACGGAACTGGCCGACCACCCAGTGGTCTTCGTGACCTGGAACGACGCGAGCGCCTATGCACGCTGGGCGGACAAGAGCCTGCCGAGCTCGCAGCAGTGGGAGAAGGCGGCGCGAGGCCCCGCCGGCAGCGTCTACCCGTGGGGCAACCAGCCAACCCCCGCCAAGTGCAACGTCCGCGAAGGCGGCATCAGGGACACCACACCCGTCGGCCGCTACCAGAGCGGAACGAGCATCTACGGGGTCTTCGACCTGTGTGGCAACGTCTGGGAGTGGTGTCGGACCGAGACCACACCGGGCCGCTTCGAACTCAAGGGAAGCGCCTTCACCAGCGGCTTTGAACGAGCCACGCCCTCGAACTTCAACGACGCCGACGCCTCGATGCTCGACGACGACACCGGATTCCGCTGCGTCGTGGTGGCCGACGCCATGCAGGCACTACTGGCTGCCTGA